In Kushneria marisflavi, the following are encoded in one genomic region:
- a CDS encoding NAD-dependent succinate-semialdehyde dehydrogenase gives MFDIEFKNQRAAALIGDQWQEGRQQFAVNNPATGELVANVADLGAEETRAAVAAAETAMADWRKVPARERSRLLRRWFDLVVENTDALARLMTLEQGKPLAESRGEVGYGASFIEFYAEEAKRIAGETLPGHGADKRILVMREPIGVVAAITPWNFPLAMITRKCAPALAAGCTVVIKPAEATPLTALALAALALEAGIPQGAINVVTAKSPAAVGEVLTTDPRVRKVSFTGSTPVGKKLLAQCASTVKKTAMELGGNAPFIVFDDADLDAAVEGAIASKYRNAGQTCVCTNRFLVQSGVYDAFVEKLAARVRELKVGNGMEEGTIIGPLINQAAVDKVSAHVSDALDKGARLVEGGEAHALGHSFYTPTVLADVTPEMAVAREETFGPFAAVFRFDQDDQAIAMANDTPFGLAAYFYARDYKRIWQVMEALEYGMVAVNEGLLSTELAPFGGIKESGLGREGSHHGLEEFTELKYVCLGGL, from the coding sequence ATGTTTGATATCGAGTTCAAGAACCAGCGTGCCGCCGCCCTGATCGGTGATCAGTGGCAGGAAGGCCGGCAGCAGTTTGCCGTCAACAACCCGGCGACCGGGGAGCTGGTCGCCAACGTGGCCGATCTCGGTGCCGAGGAGACTCGCGCGGCAGTCGCGGCCGCCGAGACGGCAATGGCCGACTGGCGCAAGGTGCCCGCCAGGGAGCGCTCGCGTCTGCTGCGCCGCTGGTTTGACCTGGTGGTTGAAAATACCGACGCTCTGGCACGCCTGATGACGCTGGAGCAGGGCAAGCCGCTGGCAGAGTCGCGTGGTGAAGTCGGTTACGGCGCCTCGTTTATCGAGTTCTACGCTGAAGAAGCCAAGCGCATCGCCGGCGAGACCCTGCCGGGGCACGGCGCGGACAAGCGCATTCTGGTCATGCGCGAGCCGATCGGCGTGGTCGCGGCCATCACGCCCTGGAACTTCCCGCTGGCGATGATCACTCGCAAATGTGCTCCGGCGCTGGCTGCCGGCTGTACGGTCGTGATCAAGCCGGCCGAGGCGACGCCGCTGACCGCGCTGGCACTCGCCGCGCTGGCGCTGGAAGCCGGCATTCCGCAGGGGGCGATCAATGTGGTCACCGCCAAAAGCCCTGCCGCAGTGGGCGAAGTGCTGACCACCGACCCGAGAGTGCGCAAGGTCTCCTTCACGGGTTCCACGCCGGTCGGCAAGAAACTGCTGGCGCAGTGTGCGTCCACCGTCAAGAAAACGGCCATGGAGCTGGGGGGCAACGCGCCCTTTATCGTGTTTGACGATGCCGACCTTGATGCCGCGGTTGAAGGCGCGATTGCCTCCAAATACCGCAATGCCGGCCAGACCTGCGTATGCACCAACCGCTTTCTGGTGCAGTCCGGCGTCTACGATGCCTTCGTTGAGAAGCTCGCCGCTCGCGTGCGCGAGCTCAAGGTTGGCAACGGCATGGAAGAGGGCACGATCATTGGACCGCTGATCAATCAGGCGGCGGTCGACAAGGTCAGTGCCCATGTCAGCGATGCGCTCGACAAGGGCGCTCGACTGGTGGAAGGTGGAGAAGCGCACGCGCTGGGACACTCGTTTTACACACCGACCGTGCTGGCCGATGTCACCCCCGAGATGGCCGTGGCTCGGGAAGAGACCTTCGGGCCATTTGCGGCAGTGTTTCGTTTCGACCAGGATGATCAGGCCATTGCGATGGCCAACGATACGCCCTTTGGCCTGGCGGCCTACTTCTATGCCCGCGACTACAAGCGCATCTGGCAGGTGATGGAGGCGCTCGAGTACGGCATGGTCGCCGTCAACGAAGGGCTGTTGTCGACCGAACTGGCCCCGTTTGGCGGTATCAAGGAGTCAGGACTGGGTCGAGAGGGTTCGCACCACGGGCTGGAGGAGTTTACCGAGCTCAAGTATGTCTGTCTCGGCGGGCTGTAA